The DNA region tttttttattctagGCAACATACAGacgtaaataataaaaacagtgGAGATTTTGATACAGAGAGTATATCTTCTGAAATTTCACGATCGTCAAGTCTGTATGTTGAACCAGTGAGAAGATCAGAACAACGCAAAAATGTTTCACTCGTGCTGTTGTGTAAAGACAACACGAAACAACGCGAAATGATTGGAAGAGGAGTTCTAATGACACCGAAACCTATCTCAGCTAAAACTTCTTGTGATACTGATGTTCCGTATGGTTATATTAATCCCTTCACTGGCGTCGGAAGAGGGTTGATGAGGAAAGACAATCAGAATGTACCACACGGAATTGGAAGAGGAGTTTTAAAACAGAATGCAATGAAGTTTAAAGCtaattgaaatttattttcaactttGTATATGTtgtgttatttatattttttaaccagATATAAACGTCATTATTATCAGGTGTTGACAATGTTTGTTGCTGTTGCGTTTGTGTGTAAAACGATATGCAACTTGTTACAAGATTTGCAAGATTTTTTATAATGAATAGGGTTTCTGTTAATTCTAGAGATGCGATAAAACACCAAGAAAAAAGTGGTAATACCAGTCAGTACAATAAAGACCATTCTTAAATATCATACTGAATACC from Hydractinia symbiolongicarpus strain clone_291-10 chromosome 6, HSymV2.1, whole genome shotgun sequence includes:
- the LOC130648312 gene encoding uncharacterized protein LOC130648312 isoform X3 gives rise to the protein MLYGFAKIYTRVKLHISVMENDNWNPNAPVVCPYNARHVISVKRFQHHLIKCRKNYLHKDFVTCPYNAQHMFLREELKSHLAQCPDRVVLDADVIQEIEENIAKRLDRQEAYLRQHTDVNNKNSGDFDTESISSEISRSSSLYVEPVRRSEQRKNVSLVLLCKDNTKQREMIGRGVLMTPKPISAKTSCDTDVPYGYINPFTGVGRGLMRKDNQNVPHGIGRGVLKQNAMKFKAN